The following proteins are encoded in a genomic region of Polynucleobacter paludilacus:
- a CDS encoding cytochrome b, with product MNTHYLFCVHMTIQRYHPVLIFFHWFIFLLVVLALASIELKGQFIKGSPPRELCKTIHGYLGQLILISVVLRLFAKSYFGNPSSITVNRVVTVLRKVMHTLLYCLLLLLPILGVIFLQAGNKSVDWLGWELPNLIQNNPAVKKSFKAAHEWLGNALYYLIGLHAFSAIWQHFVLKNDTLQRMLYRRSSLSEQSPQGSK from the coding sequence ATGAACACACATTATCTTTTTTGTGTTCACATGACTATTCAACGCTATCACCCCGTTCTGATTTTCTTTCACTGGTTTATTTTTCTTTTAGTAGTTCTAGCCCTGGCCTCGATCGAATTAAAAGGCCAATTTATTAAAGGTAGCCCTCCCCGCGAGCTTTGCAAAACCATACATGGCTATTTAGGGCAACTCATTTTGATCAGCGTCGTCCTCAGACTCTTTGCTAAATCCTATTTTGGCAATCCCTCATCGATTACAGTCAACCGTGTAGTGACCGTGCTACGAAAAGTCATGCATACCCTGCTGTATTGCCTGCTGCTCCTCCTGCCGATACTTGGGGTAATCTTTTTACAAGCGGGTAATAAGTCAGTTGATTGGCTGGGATGGGAGCTGCCCAACCTGATTCAAAATAACCCCGCTGTGAAGAAGAGCTTCAAAGCAGCTCACGAATGGCTGGGTAATGCACTCTACTATTTGATTGGTTTGCACGCTTTCAGTGCCATCTGGCAGCACTTTGTCTTAAAAAACGATACACTTCAGCGCATGTTGTATCGTCGTTCTTCACTGTCTGAGCAATCTCCTCAAGGATCAAAATGA
- a CDS encoding urate hydroxylase PuuD produces MASILTSLGRTVFAGFVLLVLILLALGANFSAPELPFVFRWLHVMCGIMWIGLLWYFNFVQIPSMPKIPDEQKPAIGKVIAPAALFWFRWAALFTVVTGIILAALNGYIHQAFTLQAPFRAIGLGMWIALVMAFNVWFIIWPNQKRALGIVAVEADVKAKSARVAMLTSRINTLLSIPMLFLMVAQSWSRVWLVVIS; encoded by the coding sequence ATGGCTTCAATTTTGACTTCTCTTGGGCGCACTGTATTTGCAGGCTTTGTGCTCCTCGTTTTGATCCTCTTGGCACTAGGCGCAAACTTTAGCGCACCCGAGTTGCCATTTGTATTCCGCTGGTTACATGTGATGTGCGGAATCATGTGGATTGGTTTGCTCTGGTACTTTAACTTTGTACAAATTCCATCCATGCCAAAGATTCCTGATGAGCAAAAGCCAGCGATTGGTAAAGTGATTGCCCCTGCGGCTTTGTTTTGGTTCCGTTGGGCAGCACTCTTCACAGTGGTGACCGGCATCATCCTGGCTGCTTTGAATGGCTACATTCATCAAGCGTTTACTTTGCAGGCTCCATTCCGTGCGATTGGTTTGGGCATGTGGATTGCTTTGGTAATGGCCTTTAACGTTTGGTTCATCATTTGGCCAAATCAGAAACGCGCCCTCGGCATCGTTGCCGTGGAAGCTGATGTCAAAGCAAAATCGGCTCGCGTAGCGATGTTGACATCCCGCATCAACACTTTGCTTTCGATCCCAATGTTGTTCTTGATGGTTGCACAGTCATGGAGCAGGGTTTGGTTAGTAGTAATTTCCTAA
- a CDS encoding alpha-hydroxy acid oxidase, translated as MAIITNIEDLRVLHQKRTPKMFYDYADSGSWTESTYRANESDFQKIKLRQRVAVNMTNRTLETTMVGEKVTMPVALAPTGLTGMQHADGEILAAKAAEKFGVPFCLSTMSICSIEDVAERTTKPFWFQLYVMKDRGFIERLIERAKAAKCSALVLTLDLQILGQRHKDLKNGLSAPPKLTIANMIDMATKPHWCLGMAMTPRRTFRNIVGHATGVGNMSSLSSWTAEQFDPGLNWDDVQWIKKLWGGKLIIKGILDEQDARLAADSGADALIVSNHGGRQLDGAISSIKALPGIVDAVGQDIEVWMDGGIRSGQDVLKAWALGARGTMIGRPFLYGLGAMGEAGVTKCLEIIRNELDITMAFTGHRDIQNVTKDILYPGTF; from the coding sequence GTGGCAATCATTACCAATATCGAAGACCTGCGGGTTCTTCATCAAAAACGTACCCCCAAGATGTTTTACGACTACGCCGATTCTGGCTCTTGGACCGAATCAACCTATCGCGCAAACGAGTCTGATTTCCAGAAAATCAAGTTACGTCAAAGAGTCGCCGTCAATATGACTAACCGCACTCTGGAAACCACCATGGTTGGCGAAAAGGTAACGATGCCTGTAGCGCTAGCTCCCACTGGACTCACCGGCATGCAGCACGCCGACGGAGAAATATTGGCTGCCAAAGCTGCTGAAAAGTTTGGTGTGCCCTTCTGCTTGTCTACCATGAGCATCTGCTCCATTGAAGATGTTGCCGAGAGAACCACTAAGCCATTTTGGTTTCAGCTCTATGTCATGAAAGACCGTGGCTTTATTGAACGACTGATTGAAAGGGCGAAGGCAGCTAAATGTTCTGCCTTAGTGCTCACCTTAGATCTACAGATCTTAGGACAACGCCATAAAGACCTGAAGAATGGCTTATCAGCCCCTCCCAAACTCACAATCGCCAATATGATTGACATGGCCACCAAACCTCATTGGTGCTTGGGTATGGCGATGACACCGCGTCGGACTTTCCGCAATATCGTTGGGCATGCCACAGGGGTGGGCAATATGTCTTCCCTTTCGTCTTGGACTGCTGAGCAATTCGATCCAGGTCTCAATTGGGATGATGTGCAATGGATTAAAAAATTATGGGGTGGCAAACTCATCATCAAAGGCATTTTGGATGAGCAAGACGCACGCCTTGCTGCCGACTCTGGCGCAGATGCCTTAATTGTTTCTAATCATGGTGGCCGTCAACTCGATGGCGCTATCTCCAGCATCAAAGCTCTGCCCGGTATTGTGGACGCAGTTGGTCAGGATATTGAAGTGTGGATGGATGGCGGCATACGCTCTGGACAAGATGTACTCAAAGCTTGGGCCCTTGGTGCACGAGGCACGATGATTGGTCGCCCCTTCCTTTACGGCTTAGGCGCGATGGGCGAGGCTGGTGTCACCAAATGTTTAGAAATTATTCGTAACGAATTGGATATCACGATGGCGTTTACAGGACATCGCGACATTCAGAATGTGACTAAAGACATTTTGTATCCAGGGACTTTTTAA
- a CDS encoding aminotransferase class V-fold PLP-dependent enzyme: MPGLLPNVDPDGLLEFSVVYTDRSLNHMSNEFKKVIVDISSILKDAYNASSAVIVPGSGTYGMEAVARQFATNQKCVVLRNGYFSYRWTQIFDLANITNDITVIKGRQLDNSTQGVFAPAPIEEVVAQIKAHKPAVVFAPHVETSAGIILPDDYLKAVGEAVRSVGGLFVLDCIASGAMWVDMKACHVDLLITAPQKGWSSSPCCAMVAMSDRAREKIESTQSSSFSMDLKKWLQIMETYEKGAHVYHTTMPTDALKILRNVMKETQDLGFDSLKAKQVELGSKVRALLESKGYPSVAAKGFQAPGVVVSYTKDPEIQSGKKFIALGLQTAAGVPLQCDERPDFKTFRIGLFGIEKLEHVDRTVQHLEAALEKIVETEAIPA; encoded by the coding sequence ATGCCAGGTTTATTGCCCAATGTTGATCCTGATGGTCTATTAGAGTTTTCAGTGGTTTACACCGATCGCTCTTTGAACCACATGTCAAATGAGTTCAAGAAGGTCATTGTTGATATTTCGAGTATCTTGAAAGATGCCTACAACGCAAGCTCTGCAGTGATCGTTCCTGGTAGTGGTACCTATGGCATGGAAGCTGTAGCTCGCCAGTTTGCTACCAATCAAAAATGTGTGGTTTTACGAAATGGCTACTTTAGCTATCGCTGGACGCAAATTTTTGATTTGGCCAACATCACTAATGACATCACCGTGATTAAAGGTAGACAGCTAGACAATTCCACTCAAGGTGTATTTGCTCCAGCGCCTATTGAAGAGGTTGTGGCGCAGATTAAAGCGCACAAGCCAGCAGTGGTATTTGCTCCCCATGTAGAAACTTCTGCTGGAATCATTCTTCCGGATGACTACTTAAAAGCAGTGGGTGAAGCGGTGAGATCGGTGGGCGGTTTGTTTGTATTGGATTGCATCGCCTCTGGTGCAATGTGGGTTGATATGAAAGCCTGCCATGTTGATCTCTTGATTACTGCACCACAAAAAGGGTGGAGTAGTTCACCTTGTTGCGCAATGGTTGCGATGAGTGATCGTGCCCGTGAAAAAATTGAGAGTACCCAGAGCAGTAGTTTTTCGATGGATCTCAAAAAATGGTTGCAGATCATGGAGACCTATGAAAAGGGTGCTCACGTTTATCACACCACCATGCCAACTGACGCGCTCAAAATTCTGCGCAATGTCATGAAAGAAACCCAAGACCTTGGCTTTGATTCGTTAAAAGCTAAACAGGTTGAACTCGGGAGTAAAGTGCGTGCTTTACTCGAGTCAAAAGGTTATCCATCAGTTGCAGCCAAAGGTTTCCAGGCTCCTGGCGTAGTGGTTAGCTACACCAAGGATCCAGAGATTCAATCGGGCAAGAAATTTATTGCGCTCGGTTTGCAAACTGCTGCTGGTGTTCCCCTTCAATGTGACGAGCGTCCCGATTTCAAAACCTTCCGTATCGGCTTGTTTGGTATTGAGAAGTTAGAGCATGTTGATCGTACGGTTCAACACCTTGAAGCCGCTTTAGAGAAGATCGTCGAGACTGAGGCAATACCTGCTTAA
- a CDS encoding (2Fe-2S)-binding protein produces the protein MAQIICLCNEILDLDLRDYLDSHSINSIDELREAASICNKCMQCQELVESEIYSARIRRQNAEASKT, from the coding sequence ATGGCCCAAATCATTTGTCTATGCAATGAGATCTTGGATCTGGATCTCCGAGACTATCTCGATAGCCACAGCATCAATTCGATTGATGAGTTGCGAGAGGCTGCCTCAATTTGTAATAAATGCATGCAATGCCAGGAATTGGTTGAGTCAGAAATCTATTCTGCTCGCATCCGCCGTCAAAATGCAGAGGCTTCCAAAACGTGA
- a CDS encoding alkene reductase — MSGKEIMFTPTQLGAIGIKNRLVMAPLTRMRAVAGDVPNPLAKTYYSQRASAGLIITEATQISPLGMGYPATPGIYSPEQTAAWKEIVDAVHAKGGAIVAQLWHVGRISHSSLHPQEGLPEAPSAIAPAGQTYGADWKLHDYETPKAMTEADIARLLQEFKQAAQNAKAAGFDGIEIHSANGYLLDQFLQDKTNHRSDQYGGSIENRIRLLGEVIEAVATVYPSDRIGVRLSPYGSFNDIADSDPVALFTEVIHKLNTYGLAYLHMIEPRSTSAGGNDQHDEAAPVTSELFRALFKGKFITAGGYDQALGEKVLEEGLADAVAYGRIYIANPDLVERFKQNAPLNPYDRKTFYGGGEAGYTDYPSL, encoded by the coding sequence ATGTCCGGAAAAGAAATCATGTTCACCCCAACTCAACTCGGTGCTATTGGCATCAAAAATCGTTTGGTGATGGCACCCCTCACCAGAATGCGTGCCGTTGCTGGTGATGTTCCTAACCCCTTAGCAAAGACCTATTACAGCCAAAGAGCAAGCGCAGGACTCATCATTACCGAAGCAACTCAAATCTCTCCCTTGGGTATGGGTTATCCAGCGACTCCTGGTATCTATTCCCCAGAACAAACTGCTGCATGGAAAGAGATTGTGGATGCGGTCCACGCCAAGGGAGGTGCCATTGTGGCGCAACTATGGCACGTAGGACGAATTTCTCACTCCTCCTTGCATCCTCAAGAAGGGCTGCCAGAAGCGCCTTCAGCAATTGCTCCTGCAGGCCAAACCTATGGCGCTGATTGGAAGCTGCACGACTATGAGACCCCAAAAGCGATGACCGAGGCAGATATTGCTCGCCTCTTACAAGAGTTCAAACAAGCGGCACAGAATGCAAAGGCTGCTGGTTTTGATGGGATTGAAATTCACTCTGCTAATGGCTACTTGTTAGACCAATTCTTGCAAGATAAAACCAATCATCGTTCCGACCAATATGGCGGCTCAATTGAAAATCGGATACGTTTGCTTGGTGAGGTAATCGAAGCGGTAGCGACAGTCTATCCAAGTGATCGCATTGGTGTGCGTCTCTCACCTTATGGCAGCTTTAACGATATTGCAGATAGCGATCCAGTAGCCTTATTCACAGAAGTAATTCATAAGCTGAATACCTATGGACTAGCTTATCTTCATATGATCGAGCCTCGCTCAACCTCTGCTGGTGGCAATGACCAACACGATGAGGCTGCTCCAGTCACCTCTGAGTTATTCAGGGCTTTATTCAAAGGCAAGTTCATTACTGCTGGTGGATATGACCAGGCCTTGGGTGAAAAAGTATTGGAAGAGGGTTTGGCAGATGCGGTTGCCTATGGCCGAATTTATATTGCCAACCCGGATTTGGTGGAGCGCTTCAAACAGAATGCCCCACTCAATCCTTATGACCGTAAGACTTTCTACGGCGGTGGTGAAGCAGGGTATACCGATTACCCCAGTCTGTAA
- the cls gene encoding cardiolipin synthase produces MNHPWNYVLQSMLGVTSLWITLLHVLVVGVFAIQLLLVRRPVAVAFAWLFIVATLPLLGILLFFMIGERPVGRKLRRKITRMEEHYAQITQTMRERYAGDKQFLPQEAKALSLLVEANNGTPAVAGNRVTLHTDSLVILQAMIEDIENAKKSLHLEFYIWAVGGQADRVCEALITAAKRGVACRVLLDSLGSKDWFKSGWPARFKAAGIELTEALPIQLGRFQFRRADLRLHRKIFVIDGAVVWTGSMNLVDPRTFKQNAGVGEWVDAMVRVEGPIASQFELTFLFDWSVDNTAIYQFSDPEPLGSPDAGHVLAQCCASGPVYRDDILYQMLLSTIMDAREELTITTPYFGPDEGLIQALIAAARRGVNVTLIVPKQNDSTLVAFSSRSFYGDLMNGGVNIAEFHGGLLHTKSMLVDRRIAVFGSVNLDQRSLRLNFEISLIVYNEPFCANLQKLTESYLRQSNLVNPVIWAKRSRWHLILENVVQLMSPLL; encoded by the coding sequence ATGAATCATCCCTGGAATTACGTGCTGCAATCCATGCTGGGTGTCACCTCGCTTTGGATTACTTTACTTCATGTATTGGTGGTAGGTGTCTTTGCGATCCAATTACTGTTAGTGAGAAGACCGGTTGCCGTTGCTTTTGCTTGGCTCTTTATTGTGGCGACTTTACCGCTGCTCGGAATTCTCTTGTTTTTCATGATTGGTGAGCGCCCAGTAGGCCGTAAGCTGCGCAGAAAAATCACGCGCATGGAAGAGCACTATGCGCAGATTACCCAAACCATGCGGGAGCGTTATGCAGGAGACAAGCAGTTTCTGCCTCAGGAAGCAAAAGCCTTAAGTCTTCTCGTCGAGGCGAATAACGGCACTCCAGCTGTTGCCGGCAATCGGGTGACATTGCACACCGACTCCTTGGTGATTTTGCAAGCAATGATCGAGGATATTGAGAACGCCAAAAAATCACTGCATCTTGAGTTTTATATCTGGGCCGTGGGCGGTCAGGCAGATCGTGTCTGCGAAGCCCTCATTACTGCCGCAAAACGCGGGGTTGCTTGCCGTGTTTTGCTTGATTCACTGGGTAGCAAGGATTGGTTTAAGTCTGGTTGGCCAGCAAGATTTAAAGCTGCAGGTATTGAATTGACTGAGGCACTCCCGATTCAATTGGGACGCTTTCAATTTCGTCGGGCTGATTTACGTCTACATCGCAAGATCTTCGTGATTGATGGTGCAGTAGTGTGGACCGGTAGTATGAATTTAGTTGACCCCCGTACCTTTAAACAAAATGCGGGAGTGGGTGAGTGGGTTGATGCCATGGTACGAGTAGAAGGCCCTATCGCTTCGCAGTTCGAGTTAACCTTTTTGTTCGACTGGAGTGTGGATAACACTGCCATCTACCAATTTTCTGATCCTGAGCCACTGGGATCACCAGATGCGGGGCATGTATTAGCACAGTGCTGCGCCTCAGGCCCCGTTTATCGCGATGACATCCTGTATCAAATGCTGCTTTCCACCATCATGGATGCACGCGAAGAGTTGACTATTACTACGCCGTATTTTGGGCCCGATGAAGGCTTGATTCAGGCGCTTATTGCTGCAGCAAGACGGGGCGTCAATGTCACCTTAATTGTTCCCAAGCAAAATGATTCAACGCTCGTTGCATTCAGTAGCAGAAGTTTTTATGGGGACCTCATGAATGGTGGCGTCAATATTGCTGAGTTTCATGGAGGCCTTTTGCATACCAAGTCGATGTTAGTAGATCGCCGTATTGCGGTTTTTGGATCGGTCAATTTAGACCAACGCAGCTTGCGCCTCAATTTCGAAATCAGTCTCATTGTTTATAACGAGCCCTTCTGTGCCAATCTCCAAAAACTCACCGAGAGCTATTTGCGGCAGTCGAATTTGGTTAATCCCGTCATCTGGGCCAAGCGTTCACGCTGGCACCTCATTCTGGAAAACGTAGTGCAGCTGATGTCACCCTTACTCTAA
- a CDS encoding DMT family transporter — protein sequence MSQIPLSTIFYLVSATALWAGNAIAGRLLVGSVSPITLSAVRWSLAALILLPLGWRVFKPGSALWLSKKRFLLLGLFGVGSYNVLLYLALQTSTPINVTLIGASMPIWMLIIGALWYQTRPNPLQLFGALVSLLGVALVLSRGEMAILLNLQVVIGDVLIMLATILWALYSWMLSRPGKSTERQWPWAEFLMAQVFSGLLWTALFDSVEVMAGHAFIHFTPLSVLLILFVAIGPSLIAYRCWGLGVNGAGPTVAAFFANLIPLFTALFSAAMLGEPPHLYHGFAFILIALGIAVSSAKPRDRS from the coding sequence ATGTCACAGATTCCCTTATCCACCATCTTCTATCTGGTAAGCGCTACCGCACTTTGGGCTGGAAATGCTATAGCGGGCCGTTTATTGGTTGGTAGTGTTTCACCGATTACGCTCAGCGCAGTGCGTTGGTCACTTGCGGCACTCATCTTGTTGCCGCTGGGTTGGAGAGTCTTTAAGCCGGGCAGTGCCTTGTGGCTCAGCAAAAAACGTTTTCTGCTTTTGGGATTATTTGGAGTCGGCAGTTATAACGTTCTACTGTATTTGGCTTTACAGACCTCAACCCCAATTAATGTGACTTTGATTGGGGCCAGTATGCCGATTTGGATGTTAATTATTGGCGCACTCTGGTATCAAACGCGACCCAATCCATTACAACTCTTCGGCGCTTTGGTTTCGCTCTTAGGCGTTGCGCTGGTTCTCTCGCGGGGAGAGATGGCTATCTTGCTCAATCTTCAGGTGGTAATTGGCGATGTATTGATCATGCTTGCGACGATCTTATGGGCGCTTTACAGCTGGATGCTCAGTCGCCCAGGTAAAAGTACGGAGCGACAGTGGCCCTGGGCTGAGTTTCTGATGGCGCAGGTTTTCTCTGGTCTGTTATGGACTGCTTTATTCGATAGTGTTGAGGTGATGGCTGGACACGCTTTTATTCACTTCACGCCTTTGAGTGTTTTGCTGATCCTTTTTGTTGCAATCGGCCCATCGTTGATTGCTTATCGTTGTTGGGGGCTTGGTGTGAATGGGGCAGGGCCGACGGTCGCCGCTTTCTTTGCAAATCTGATCCCTTTATTTACTGCACTATTTTCTGCCGCTATGCTGGGTGAACCCCCGCACCTCTATCATGGGTTTGCCTTTATCTTGATTGCTTTGGGGATTGCCGTTTCCTCTGCAAAGCCTAGGGACCGGTCCTAG
- a CDS encoding 3-hydroxybutyrate dehydrogenase has protein sequence MSQLKGKTALVTGSTSGIGLAMAIGLAKQGANIMVNGFGEKDDAIAQIQACGVEVDYHGADMSKPDEIADLIRQTEKRFGSLDILVNNAGIQHTANVEDFPADKWDAIIAINLSSAFHTTHHALPGMKKRNWGRIINIASVHGLVGSAQKSAYVAAKHGIVGLTKVVALENAHTGITCNAICPGWVLTPLVQKQVDARAEREKISNEQAKHDLVAEKQPSGNFVAPEQLAALAVFLSGPDASEVRGVAWNMDGGWTAQ, from the coding sequence ATGTCCCAATTAAAAGGTAAAACTGCATTAGTAACCGGTTCAACTAGCGGAATTGGTTTGGCAATGGCTATCGGCCTAGCAAAGCAGGGCGCTAACATCATGGTCAATGGCTTTGGTGAAAAAGATGATGCGATTGCCCAAATTCAAGCTTGCGGTGTTGAGGTGGACTACCACGGCGCTGATATGAGTAAGCCCGATGAAATTGCCGATTTAATCCGCCAGACCGAGAAGCGCTTTGGCTCCCTGGATATCTTGGTTAATAACGCCGGCATCCAACATACTGCTAATGTTGAAGACTTTCCTGCGGACAAATGGGATGCCATTATCGCGATCAATCTCAGCTCGGCATTCCATACCACGCATCACGCTCTTCCTGGAATGAAAAAACGCAACTGGGGCAGAATTATTAACATCGCCTCAGTACATGGTTTAGTGGGCTCCGCCCAAAAGTCGGCTTATGTTGCAGCTAAACATGGCATTGTGGGCTTAACTAAAGTAGTTGCGCTCGAGAATGCACATACGGGAATTACATGCAATGCGATTTGCCCAGGTTGGGTTTTGACGCCCCTAGTTCAAAAACAAGTCGATGCGAGGGCGGAGCGCGAAAAGATTTCGAATGAGCAGGCCAAGCATGATTTGGTGGCCGAGAAACAGCCCTCGGGTAATTTTGTTGCCCCCGAGCAGCTAGCTGCACTAGCGGTATTCCTATCTGGCCCAGATGCTTCAGAAGTGCGTGGGGTGGCCTGGAATATGGATGGTGGCTGGACTGCCCAGTAA
- a CDS encoding endonuclease/exonuclease/phosphatase family protein yields the protein MSSPQRFSVLSINMHKGVSPLHRHATVHQLRQKIRIQHPDLLFLQELQQEHRTRANRYRHWPENELTHFLSEDFWHDWHYGKNAEYANGHHGNAILSKHPLQKGKNYDISAYRFEKRGLLHSAIKLPGYQQAIHCFCVHLALFQKGRERQLEEIIHYISQLTHHEPTIVAGDFNDWRKRVSAPMLDAGFSEVFEVLTGSPAKTFPSFKPMLAMDRIYVRGIKIHSAQILHDWLRLSDHLGITAELECL from the coding sequence GTGAGCTCACCCCAGCGATTTAGCGTACTCAGCATCAACATGCATAAAGGAGTTTCTCCACTGCACCGTCACGCGACGGTACATCAATTACGACAGAAAATTCGGATCCAGCATCCTGACCTATTATTTCTCCAAGAATTACAGCAAGAGCATCGCACTCGTGCGAATCGATATCGCCATTGGCCTGAAAACGAATTAACCCATTTTTTGTCTGAAGATTTTTGGCACGATTGGCATTACGGCAAGAATGCAGAATATGCTAACGGTCATCATGGCAACGCCATCCTTTCGAAACATCCTTTGCAAAAGGGTAAGAATTACGATATTTCTGCTTACCGCTTTGAGAAGCGCGGCCTATTGCATAGCGCGATCAAGCTACCTGGGTATCAACAAGCGATTCATTGCTTCTGCGTTCATCTTGCGCTCTTTCAGAAAGGCCGAGAGCGGCAATTGGAGGAAATTATTCATTACATCAGTCAACTGACCCATCATGAGCCTACGATCGTGGCGGGAGACTTTAATGATTGGCGCAAAAGGGTCAGCGCCCCAATGCTAGATGCCGGATTTAGCGAGGTTTTTGAGGTTCTTACTGGATCGCCAGCCAAAACATTCCCGAGTTTTAAGCCCATGTTGGCCATGGATCGAATTTACGTGCGCGGTATCAAAATTCATTCAGCACAAATCTTGCATGATTGGTTGCGTTTGTCCGATCACTTGGGCATTACCGCTGAATTGGAGTGTCTATGA
- a CDS encoding ABC transporter permease — translation MFTAFQGAFALLAHQDQALLGIVWVSLQVSLIALLVGALLGLPLGAILAVEEFKGKKIVVVLLNTLMGVPTVIVGVLVYLLLSRSGPLGVLGWLFTVPGMIVAQILLTTPLIAALSRQILEDAWRSHRDSFMALRLPYQSTLKWLCWDCRFSLTIVILAGLARAISEVGAVMIVGGNIDHATRTMTTAIALETSKGDLPLAIALGMVLMGVVLLANLLTLMVRQIAERRYA, via the coding sequence ATGTTCACTGCATTTCAAGGGGCTTTCGCCCTTCTCGCCCACCAGGATCAAGCCCTACTGGGGATCGTATGGGTTTCCCTGCAAGTGAGTCTGATCGCCCTTTTGGTGGGGGCGCTGCTTGGTCTGCCCTTAGGAGCCATTCTTGCAGTGGAAGAATTCAAGGGTAAAAAAATCGTCGTGGTCTTGTTAAATACCCTGATGGGGGTACCCACTGTCATCGTAGGTGTCCTAGTCTACCTTCTGCTATCGCGCTCTGGCCCACTAGGTGTTTTAGGGTGGCTGTTTACTGTGCCTGGCATGATCGTGGCACAGATTCTGCTCACAACCCCGCTGATTGCCGCTCTCAGTCGTCAAATTTTGGAAGATGCGTGGCGCTCTCATCGTGATTCTTTTATGGCGCTGAGACTACCTTATCAATCGACTCTAAAATGGCTTTGCTGGGACTGCCGTTTCTCTCTCACTATTGTCATCTTGGCTGGTTTAGCAAGAGCGATTTCAGAAGTGGGCGCTGTCATGATTGTCGGCGGCAACATCGATCACGCTACTCGCACGATGACAACTGCTATTGCACTAGAGACCAGTAAGGGAGATTTGCCTTTAGCTATTGCTCTGGGCATGGTGCTGATGGGCGTCGTCTTATTGGCAAACCTCCTCACATTGATGGTCCGCCAAATTGCAGAGCGTCGTTATGCTTAA
- a CDS encoding YqaA family protein, translated as MEDLLHSFFHWFGMPAVGLPMVFVTAFVSATLLPIGSEPVLFGYIAVNPEWYWIAIGVATLGNSLGGLFDWWLGLISRNGFESLKGPTNSRVQSWLEARGPKMLLLSWLPGLGDPLCIAAGWLRLPWLSCLVYMAIGKFLRYVTITWLLTLIPHAFWEHLGHFIYRI; from the coding sequence ATGGAAGATCTTCTTCACTCTTTTTTCCATTGGTTTGGTATGCCTGCAGTTGGACTACCCATGGTCTTTGTTACGGCTTTCGTTTCAGCAACACTCTTGCCGATCGGCTCTGAGCCAGTACTATTTGGTTACATTGCAGTGAACCCTGAATGGTATTGGATTGCTATCGGAGTAGCTACTTTGGGGAACTCCTTAGGGGGCTTATTTGACTGGTGGCTTGGGTTAATCAGTCGTAATGGTTTTGAGTCTTTAAAGGGGCCAACCAATAGCCGCGTCCAAAGCTGGCTTGAGGCTCGTGGACCCAAAATGCTCTTGCTGTCTTGGCTGCCAGGGCTTGGTGACCCTCTTTGCATAGCCGCGGGATGGTTGCGCCTACCTTGGTTATCTTGCTTGGTATACATGGCAATTGGTAAATTTTTGCGTTATGTGACTATCACTTGGCTCCTGACATTAATCCCGCACGCATTTTGGGAACATTTAGGGCATTTCATTTACCGTATTTAA